Proteins encoded within one genomic window of Halocatena marina:
- a CDS encoding 30S ribosomal protein S15: MARMHTRRRGSSGSDRPAADEPPEWSDVDTDAIEERVVDLAEQGHDPSTIGLKLRDEGVQGVPIPNIKLATGKKVTGILEEHDARSDIPEDLRNLLERAVRLYEHMEKNPGDHQNKRALQNTESKVRRLADYHRGDVLDEEFKYTYESAKRLLEDE; encoded by the coding sequence TCGTCCGGTTCGGACCGCCCTGCGGCAGACGAACCACCGGAGTGGAGTGACGTAGACACCGACGCAATCGAAGAGCGCGTCGTCGACCTTGCAGAGCAGGGCCACGACCCGAGTACCATCGGGCTCAAGCTCCGCGACGAGGGCGTACAGGGCGTCCCAATTCCAAATATCAAGTTGGCGACAGGGAAGAAAGTAACCGGGATCCTTGAGGAGCACGACGCCAGATCTGACATTCCAGAAGATCTCAGGAATCTCCTCGAACGTGCTGTTCGTCTGTACGAACACATGGAAAAGAATCCTGGCGACCACCAGAACAAACGGGCGCTCCAGAACACGGAATCGAAGGTTCGCCGGCTGGCGGACTACCACCGTGGCGACGTCCTCGATGAGGAGTTCAAGTACACCTACGAGTCGGCAAAGCGCCTCCTCGAAGACGAGTAA